AGCCGATGAGCAGAGCCGGGAGCGGGTGCTTCCGCACGAGGTTCGTCACCTCGCGCCCGAAGTCGCCGACCGAATCGGACGCGGTGCTGTAGGCGTCTTCCGCCCACTGTTCCGCTTTGCCGCCCGCGTGCCGAACGGTTTCACGCGCGTCGCCGGCCCACTCTTGGAGCTTTTCGCGTGCTTGACCGGCCACGTCACCGGCGCGGTCGATCAGCCCCTGTGCGTTGTCGCGCACGCGGTCGACGACGTTCGCCCCCTCTTGCTTCGCGTTCTGAGCGCCACCCGCGGCCCGGTCGGTCGCGTTCTTAGCGGCGTCGGCAGCGTTATCGATACCGGTCTTCATGCGGTCTTTGAGATCAGCCACGGTAGAAACCTCCTGAAGAGTTTGAAGTCCGGAGGGAACCGATTCCTCCCCGATGACGGGACACCATTATGCACCCGCCGTGCCAACCAATTCGGCTTCCGCCCGCGTGAGGCGCTCCGTACCCGATGCCTTTTGGGGCAATAGCGTTGGGTGCATCTCGGCGAGCCGCTTGCGCGTATCGGCCAGGGTCCGATCGATCCCGTCCGTGTTCTTGATGGTTTCGCTGCGCGGATCGAGCACCGCCGATTCGCAGCCCCAGCGCCCCACAAGGAGCTTCACGTCCGGGAACCGCTGGCGCATCCGGGCCAACAGGTAGCGCGCGTGAGATACACCGCCGGGCGGCATCGTGGCGATCACGACCACCACGGGCCGGAACTCCGCGACCAGTTCCATCAGTTCGGAAGCCAGCGTCTCATCGCCCGCGACCTTCACTTCCCAGCGGGTCGAATCGAGGGTCATCGCGAACACTTCGGCAGTCACGTGCTCGGCTTCGTCCCGGGCCGGGACCACGAGCACACGCACGCGCGACTCAAATGCGCCGCTCGTCGGTGCCCTTAGTTCTGCAATCTCCTCCGCCACCTCGCGCGTCGCGCCAACTACGAACCGCAGATCGGCCTTGTCCAGATCGCCCTCGTCGTGGTCGCGTCGCGCCAGGCAGAGCGCGGGGATGATGACCTGATCGAACGCGGCATCAGGCCCGCGCTCCTCTGCTACGGCGAGTGCGATTTCAGCGGCTTCGTCCTGGTCGCGTGCCGTGAGGCGCTGGTAAAAAGCGACTTGTGGCTCCAGTGCGGGTTCGTCGCCCAGCAGCACAACGAAGAACTCGAACTGCCGGACGTGGCGCCCCAGCACCAAGAGACACACGGTGAGCGGACCGGACAGGATCAAGCCGATCGGCCCCCACAGGAACGCCCAGAACGCTGCGGCCACCAGTTGTGCCACTTCCGACAAGCCCATGCTCTTGCCGTACAGCGTCGGCTCGACCACGTTATTGCAGAACGTTTCCAGTCCGATGAACAGAACGAGCACCGCGACCGGTTGCCCCCACCCGCCGCCCCAATCGGGGGCCGTTGCGAACGAGAACAAGACCGGCGGGATCAGTCCCACCCACGTTCCGATGTACGGCACGTACCGCATCAGCGTGGCGATGAACCCCCACAACAGGCAGTACTTCACTCCCAGAATGAACAGCCCGACCGTGATGACGGCCCCGAACGCACTGTTCACCATCAACTGGCTGAACAGGTACCGGCTGATGCGCTGGGACGCATCGTCCACGGCCTTCGTGGTCGTGGTGACCTTCCCGGAACCCAGGAGTCGAATCATCCGGTTGCGCAAGTCTTCGCGCTTCAGGAGCATGAACACGGTCAGGATGAACGTGAACGCCGCTTGCCCCAGGAACTCGGCCGCGGGGCCGAGGTACACGTCCAACTGAGAAGTGAACGACGACGATTGCGTTTCAACCACCATCGGGGGCGTAGCGGGTTTCGGGGACACGGCGTTCGATACGTCGTCGATCAGTTCCCCGAACCGACTGTTCCCGTTCCCAACAACCCATTCCTTCGCGGCCGTGACCTTCTGCCGGATCGTGTCCCTTTTGTCCGGGAGCGTGTCGGCCAGTTGCGTGACCTGCTGCGTGATCGCGGCCCCGACCCCCGCGGTCACGAGGACCAGGAGCCCGACCGTAACGATAACGGCCGTAGTTCGCCCCAACCCGCGCCGCTGCAACCGGTTCACGACCGGCGCCAGCACGAACGACAGGAAGATCGCGAGCGTCACGGGAATGAAAATCGAGCGCGCCCAAAAGAGCAGCGCGATGAGCGCCGTACCGACGACCGTCGCGGAGAGCGCGACGAGAGCGCGTTGCCAGTCCGATGCCATGATGAGTCCCCTTCCGTGTCAGAAGCGCCAGCAAACGTGCCTCAGTACACGCAAGGGGAGTGCCACCGCGCGCGGCAACTTGGTGCCCGGTCGAGTGAACCGGCGTGCGCGGTTAGAAGTGTCTAAACTGCTCCAATTACTGCGAATCAAGCCACGCGAGTCACGGGCAAATAGACCGTGAACGTAGCCCCGGTTCCCGGCCCTTCACTGTGTGCAGAGACCGTGCCGCCGTGCATCTCTACGAGCTTGCGCACGAGCGCCAGACCGATCCCCAACCCGGACTGCGACCGGTTCAGTGTGCGGTCGACCTGCGTGAACAGCCCGAAGAGTTGCGGGAGCACAGTGGCCGAGATGCCAACCCCCGTGTCGCGCACGCTGACCGTCACGCGCCCCCCAACGGGCTTCACGGTGAGCCACACCCGACCGCCCGGTTCGGTGAACTTGCTCGCGTTGTTGAGGATGTTGCCAAACACCTGCGTGAGCCGGACCCGGTCGCCGTCCAGTTTCACCGGGGCGGTTGGGACATCCACGATCAGTTCCAGCCCGGCCTTCTCGAATAGCGACCGGCTCATATCGAGCACGGATTCCATGATGTCCTGAACCGTCAGCGTCTCGATGGTCAAACGCAACTTCCCGGTCGTGATCCGGGACACGTCCAGGAGGTCTTCCACGAGGCGCTTGAGCTGCGCGACCTGGCGCTCCATGCGCTCGCGTTGGCGCCGGACCGTGTCGCCCGTATCGTTCGCGAGCCGCAGAATTTCCAGAGCATTCGTGATGGGTGTCAGGGGGTTCCGGAGTTCGTGCGCCAGGAGCGCGAGGAACTCGTCCTTGCGCTTATCGGCCTCGCGGAGCGCGGCATTCACGCGCGCCAGTTCCTCGGTACGTTCCTGGACCTTTCGCTCCAGTTCGGCCGCGGCCCGAGATTGGGCTACTGCGAACCGAATCGCCCGGTCCAGCAGCGAGGCAGTGAGTCCGGCCTTCTCCAGATAGTCGTCCGCGCCCGCGTCGAGTGCCTCAAGGTCCGTGCGCGAGTGCGCCTGCCCGGTGAACAGAATCACCGGCGCCGAGCGCCCGCGGGCACGGGCCTCGCGAAGTAACTCGATGCCGGTGCGCGCCCCGAGGTGGAAGTCCAACAGGTACACGTCGTGCGTACCGGTGCAAATCGCCTCAAGTCCCTCCCCGTAATGGGGCGTCCAGTCCAGGGTGTACGGCCGACCGGGAACGTCCGCCAGGCGCTCCTCGGTCAAGAACCGGTCGTCCTCGTCGTCGTCAATCAACAGTACCCGGGTGGCGGGTCCGGGGGCGGCGCGATCAGCCTTAAGGTCCGTTCCCATCTGGAGGCAGCTCCACAATTTCTAACCAATACTTTCCGAGCGTTCTCACCACATCAACCAGGCGCTCGAAGGTGACCGGTTTCGTGATGTACGACGCGGCCGATAAATCGTAACTCCGCAGCACGTCCTCCTCGGCCTTGGAGGTCGTCATAACCACAACACGAATGTTGCGCAAGCGCGGGTTCGCCTTAATTTCTTGAAGGGCCTCGCGCCCGTCCTTCCGCGGCATGTTCAGATCAAGGAGGATCAGCCCCGGGAGGGGAGCGGCCCCTTCCGCCGCGTACTTCCCGCGCTGGTTCAAATAATCGAGTAGCTCCTCCCCGTCCTCAACGAACCGCAAATCGT
This region of Gemmata massiliana genomic DNA includes:
- a CDS encoding DUF883 family protein, producing the protein MADLKDRMKTGIDNAADAAKNATDRAAGGAQNAKQEGANVVDRVRDNAQGLIDRAGDVAGQAREKLQEWAGDARETVRHAGGKAEQWAEDAYSTASDSVGDFGREVTNLVRKHPLPALLIGFGVGLLIGRTARVI
- a CDS encoding AI-2E family transporter, which translates into the protein MASDWQRALVALSATVVGTALIALLFWARSIFIPVTLAIFLSFVLAPVVNRLQRRGLGRTTAVIVTVGLLVLVTAGVGAAITQQVTQLADTLPDKRDTIRQKVTAAKEWVVGNGNSRFGELIDDVSNAVSPKPATPPMVVETQSSSFTSQLDVYLGPAAEFLGQAAFTFILTVFMLLKREDLRNRMIRLLGSGKVTTTTKAVDDASQRISRYLFSQLMVNSAFGAVITVGLFILGVKYCLLWGFIATLMRYVPYIGTWVGLIPPVLFSFATAPDWGGGWGQPVAVLVLFIGLETFCNNVVEPTLYGKSMGLSEVAQLVAAAFWAFLWGPIGLILSGPLTVCLLVLGRHVRQFEFFVVLLGDEPALEPQVAFYQRLTARDQDEAAEIALAVAEERGPDAAFDQVIIPALCLARRDHDEGDLDKADLRFVVGATREVAEEIAELRAPTSGAFESRVRVLVVPARDEAEHVTAEVFAMTLDSTRWEVKVAGDETLASELMELVAEFRPVVVVIATMPPGGVSHARYLLARMRQRFPDVKLLVGRWGCESAVLDPRSETIKNTDGIDRTLADTRKRLAEMHPTLLPQKASGTERLTRAEAELVGTAGA
- a CDS encoding hybrid sensor histidine kinase/response regulator yields the protein MGTDLKADRAAPGPATRVLLIDDDEDDRFLTEERLADVPGRPYTLDWTPHYGEGLEAICTGTHDVYLLDFHLGARTGIELLREARARGRSAPVILFTGQAHSRTDLEALDAGADDYLEKAGLTASLLDRAIRFAVAQSRAAAELERKVQERTEELARVNAALREADKRKDEFLALLAHELRNPLTPITNALEILRLANDTGDTVRRQRERMERQVAQLKRLVEDLLDVSRITTGKLRLTIETLTVQDIMESVLDMSRSLFEKAGLELIVDVPTAPVKLDGDRVRLTQVFGNILNNASKFTEPGGRVWLTVKPVGGRVTVSVRDTGVGISATVLPQLFGLFTQVDRTLNRSQSGLGIGLALVRKLVEMHGGTVSAHSEGPGTGATFTVYLPVTRVA
- a CDS encoding response regulator encodes the protein MSDRSKPITILMADDDPDDRQLTREAFEENHLANDLRFVEDGEELLDYLNQRGKYAAEGAAPLPGLILLDLNMPRKDGREALQEIKANPRLRNIRVVVMTTSKAEEDVLRSYDLSAASYITKPVTFERLVDVVRTLGKYWLEIVELPPDGNGP